One Bombus fervidus isolate BK054 chromosome 2, iyBomFerv1, whole genome shotgun sequence DNA segment encodes these proteins:
- the LOC139998047 gene encoding uncharacterized protein codes for MGNTTTKSHYSKSQPASATRRPRWEGSGLPAPPGKPILIPGADESQPDVVAIRWERSPSNGGSAIVGYLVEHRRLGSQHWVRSTPGLCTFPELTLSGLEPGWRYQFRVRAQNAVGLSRPSEISDPLTVTLQRSASSAPQFDLEVKDTTVLENEQAEFVVRFTGSPLPKIAWFKDGFEIFSSRRTRIITDSGRSVLLIHQTALNDEGEIKCTATNRAGHASTKARLILEAPPKIRLPRQYEDGLLFEQDETIRLKVSLAGRPPASVIWYHDGEVVSSDERHIFETMDGESILKIPDAKRIDRGEYTVKAINKLGEDTSSFLVTVTDRPARPGKATVTMTLGRSVTLSWTEPEDDGGCKIGTYIVEYYRVGWDVWLKAITSRQTKATLSELIEGSEYKFRVKAENPYGVSEPSEESDVIFIPDIKRGIMAPSLSGKSQSHREIRSREKREVSFAVPTQRTRSLTRDEARNRDEDDDVPFGPASRSVSAQRLTGRPSRADSRVKFALDTVDNSEPPPVPPARSKDHSISKVENQVGNHVVRSSVAMDLPSTESNKFYFVNKWKFFLCLKQDLIQNKEPSSVPITVATVTVTPPEVEESNRRLAYRESRSRSVSMSRERSMSPLSMPKIQEQHEEEFSLSYSPLRSSLSLNFKNQEAIVDEPQIVKSHSLDDKTASPTTPREDDDTVIHGSSEFMLVLYPQDQDKKLEDIAGRRKSLETPQITGDIIEDMEDLIPPPMSLSLPELFSVEHQVVETLREAVSSTELLHERAMERFYRAVAAEEASEVAKRKVQVERATGELASTMETKPATETETDIFKRRLSNPTVASPILMNWQSKKNRRRLSEGLPEKIKSPLKILIPNLLPDVEAMSDPNILSDSENPIVTSWGLDKPEDTTIPLRRWHDANIPLVEEKPPEESITWQPSANGDTPRNEKMFPDTSQIDNLSPISKQTSQIEEKTKEEEIEDEEEESIETSEESSEEVSTADSEDLKLLKTRILGRLVLEEEDTYHPRGRPVPHVEPEPPPIPPHRIPILDVTPPTPPKTVAPVSPTTVVPKSILKKPKEEPIPLNSFGRPIPPEKPIRKSLPPNVQAVNRNEEGQVKAPIISEPLKVPVMSESDTDSVLSAGEAAKNRRIQAKARTTTPEEEVDEEDIEARMAMVNHYTEIVREHSNRFNYRSSEERRLGDSIASSRRSSFSEDQDLNQVKDRAAISMISEKLNGRQGVKEIQQVQQSKETKRSEVDRQEKSQIKRAAGSRGTTPARDTKPVKEKRTSRPSSRSQSPISRSRNVSVERGVSSRSSSKTRVRAPSQDRRPPSRTGSEEQRFVRERSVDEGPRRSRKPSSKASSRSSSRDRNRAETPVELKMERLQKALESKKYRSSRRGSNAKREYPEKAWRESRLNEEQLAMEAKHNVRSMVGYITDLTLLLAAVYVYLFKKETMAIPFIALLLYRRVSEEIKGRVVEGWWFKRKQ; via the exons ATGGGCAACACCACCACGAAGAGCCACTACTCCAAAAGTCAGCCAGCCTCCGCCACTAGGAGACCACGTTGGGAGGGATCAG GGCTTCCGGCGCCACCAGGAAAGCCAATTTTGATACCAGGAGCAGACGAATCGCAGCCGGATGTGGTCGCTATTCGTTGGGAGAGGTCACCAAGTAACGGTGGCTCGGCCATTGTCGGCTATTTGGTCGAACATCGAAGGCTCGGCTCGCAGCATTGGGTACGCAGCACACCAGGGCTTTGCACCTTTCCGGAACTGACCTTGAGCGGCCTCGAACCAGGATGGCGCTACCAATTCAGGGTCAGGGCTCAGAACGCGGTTGGTTTGTCTCGACCCAGCGAGATCTCGGATCCGTTGACTGTGACCTTGCAGAGATCCGCTTCATCCGCGCCCCAATTTGACCTTGAAGTCAAGGACACCACCGTGCTCGAAAATGAGCAG GCTGAGTTCGTGGTGCGATTTACAGGATCTCCGCTGCCAAAAATCGCATGGTTCAAAGATGGCTTCGAGATTTTTAGTAGCAGGCGAACGAGAATCATCACGGACAGTGGCAGGAGCGTTCTCCTGATTCATCAAACCGCGCTCAACGACGAGGGAGAAATAAAATGCACCGCCACTAACAGAGCTGGTCACGCAAGCACCAAAGCGAGATTAATTCTAGAAG CACCACCAAAGATACGACTTCCGCGTCAATACGAAGATGGACTTCTTTTCGAGCAAGATGAAACAATTAGATTAAAAGTGTCATTAGCTGGAAGACCTCCAGCATCGGTGATTTGGTACCACGACGGTGAAGTGGTTTCAAGCGACGAAAGACACATTTTTGAAACGATGGACGGTGAATCGATCCTGAAGATCCCTGATGCTAAACGCATTGACAGAGGAGAATATACCGTTAAGGCGATAAATAAGCTTGGAGAGGATACGTCGTCGTTTTTAGTAACTGTAACAG ATCGACCCGCAAGACCTGGAAAAGCGACAGTCACGATGACCTTAGGGAGATCGGTTACACTGTCGTGGACAGAACCAGAAGACGACGGTGGTTGCAAAATTGGCACATACATTGTCGAGTACTATAGG GTCGGTTGGGACGTGTGGTTAAAGGCAATCACGAGTAGACAGACCAAAGCAACGTTGTCCGAGTTAATCGAAGGATCTGAGTATAAATTTCGAGTAAAAGCGGAGAATCCGTATGGTGTGAGCGAGCCCAGCGAGGAGAGCGACGTAATCTTCATTCCAGATATAAAAAGAGG CATAATGGCGCCTTCGTTGAGCGGAAAGTCGCAGAGTCATAGAGAAATTAGATCGCGAGAGAAACGAGAAGTCAGTTTCGCAGTGCCTACTCAAAGAACGAGAAGCTTGACAAGAGACGAGGCTCGAAATCGGGACGAAGATGACGACGTACCTTTTGGACCAGCTAGTAGATCAGTATCAGCTCAAAGACTCACAGGTCGACCATCCAGAGCCGATAGTAGGGTGAAATTTGCCTTGGACACGGTAGACAATTCGGAACCACCACCTGTTCCTCCAGCCAGATCGAAGGATCATTCCATTTCAAAGGTTGAAAACCAGGTTGGAAATCACGTGGTTCGTTCGAGTGTTGCTATGGATCTACCAAGCACTGAG tcaaacaaattttatttcgtaaataaatggaaatttttcttGTGTTTAAAACAGGACTTAATTCAGAATAAGGAGCCTTCGTCAGTGCCAATAACTGTTGCCACCGTAACGGTAACACCACCAGAGGTAGAAGAATCTAATAGACGGTTAGCGTACAGAGAATCACGATCTCGATCAGTTTCGATGTCCAGAGAACGCAGTATGTCACCGTTGTCTATGCCTAAAATTCAAGAACAACACgaagaagaattttctttaaGTTACTCGCCTCTTCGTTCATCGTTGAGTTTAAATTTCAAGAATCAAGAGGCGATCGTCGACGAGCCACAAATCGTTAAAAGTCACTCGTTAGATGATAAAACAGCATCACCTACCACTCCTAGGGAGGATGACGATACTGTTATACATGGAAGTTCAGAGTTTATGCTAGTTTTATACCCTCAAGATCAAGATAAGAAATTGGAGGATATTGCTGGAAGACGAAAGAGTTTAG AAACGCCGCAAATCACAGGGGATATCATAGAGGACATGGAAGACCTGATACCGCCACCCATGTCTCTCTCCCTGCCAGAACTATTCAGCGTGGAACACCAAGTAGTCGAAACCCTCCGCGAAGCAGTGAGCTCCACAGAACTTCTTCACGAACGTGCCATGGAACGTTTCTATCGTGCAGTGGCAGCCGAAGAAGCTTCCGAAGTAGCCAAAAGAAAAGTGCAAGTCGAACGAGCAACCGGAGAGCTGGCCTCAACAATGGAAACTAAACCAGCCACCGAGACAGAAACTGACATCTTCAAACGACGACTATCCAACCCTACTGTCGCTTCGCCAATTCTAATGAATTGGCAGTCAAAGAAAAATCGCAGGAGGCTAAGCGAAGGCCTAccagaaaaaattaaaagtccATTAAAAATACTAATTCCTAATTTATTGCCAGACGTCGAAGCAATGTCTGATCCCAATATACTTAGCGATTCAGAGAATCCAATTGTCACTTCGTGGGGGCTGGACAAGCCAGAAGACACGACCATACCACTGCGCAGGTGGCACGACGCCAACATACCATTGGTCGAAGAGAAACCACCAGAAGAATCGATAACCTGGCAGCCCAGCGCCAATGGAGATACTCCGCGCAACGAGAAGATGTTCCCAGACACCTCGCAAATAGACAATTTGTCTCCGATATCGAAACAAACCTCACAAATAGAAGAGAAGacaaaagaagaggaaatagaAGACGAGGAAGAAGAGAGTATCGAAACATCTGAAGAATCATCGGAAGAGGTCAGCACTGCCGACAGCGAAGACTTGAAGCTTCTGAAGACCAGAATCCTTGGCAGGCTGGTATTGGAAGAAGAAGACACGTATCATCCAAGAGGAAGACCTGTTCCACACGTGGAACCGGAACCACCACCAATTCCTCCGCACAGGATACCTATTTTAGATGTCACACCGCCAACGCCTCCTAAAACAGTTGCTCCTGTGTCACCAACTACTGTTGTCCCCAAATCTATACTGAAGAAGCCTAAAGAAGAACCGATTCCACTGAACAGCTTTGGTAGACCGATTCCTCCTGAGAAACCAATTAGAAAATCACTACCTCCGAATGTTCAAGCTGTGAATAGGAACGAAGAAGGACAAGTAAAGGCACCAATCATATCTGAGCCTCTTAAGGTACCTGTCATGTCCGAATCTGACACTGACAGTGTATTATCAGCTGGCGAAGCTGCGAAGAATCGCAGAATCCAGGCTAAGGCAAGGACCACTACGCCGGAAGAAGAGGTCGACGAGGAAGATATCGAGGCACGAATGGCGATGGTTAATCACTATACCGAGATCGTCAGGGAACACTCTAATCGGTTTAATTATAGAAGCTCGGAGGAGAGAAGACTTGGAGACAGTATAGCTAGTTCTAGAAGATCTTCGTTTTCCGAGGACCAAGATTTAAATCAGGTAAAGGATCGTGCTGCAATAAGCATGATCTCCGAGAAACTAAATGGAAGACAGGGTGTTAAAGAAATTCAACAGGTTCAACAGTCGAAAGAGACGAAGAGAAGTGAAGTTGATAGACAGGAGAAGTCGCAGATTAAAAGAGCTGCTGGTTCTCGAGGAACGACTCCAGCCAGGGATACGAAGCCtgtgaaagagaaacgaacgagTAGACCAAGTTCAAGGAGCCAGTCACCTATATCAAGGTCACGAAACGTGTCCGTAGAAAGAGGAGTTTCTTCAAGGTCCTCCTCCAAGACCAGAGTCAGAGCTCCGTCACAAGATAGAAGACCTCCTTCGAGAACTGGCTCGGAGGAACAACGATTTGTCCGAGAGAGATCTGTCGATGAAGGTCCTCGCCGATCGAGGAAACCTTCTTCGAAGGCATCTTCAAGGTCTAGTTCTAGAGACAGGAATAGAGCTGAAACACCGGTAGAATTGAAGATGGAACGTTTACAGAAAGCTCTTGAGAGTAAAAAGTATAGGTCTTCCAGACGTGGGTCCAATGCAAAGAGAGAATATCCTGAGAAAGCTTGGCGCGAGAGTCGGCTGAACGAGGAACAATTGGCAATGGAGGCTAAGCATAACGTTAGGTCGATGGTGGGATATATAACTGACCTAACTTTATTATTGGCGGCTGTTTATGTTTATTTGTTTAAGAAGGAGACTATGGCTATTCCTTTCATCGCGTTGTTGCTCTATAGAAGAGTGTCGGAAGAGATTAAGGGAAGAGTGGTGGAAGGATGGTGGTTCAAACGAAAGCAATAA